From the genome of Bacteroidota bacterium:
AATGTTGAAACAAGTTTATTAGACGCAGTAATCGTCTTCCCAAAATAATTGCTGATATTGACGGTTCCCTTCAACTTCAAAATCGCATCCATTCTCTTTGTTGCCAACTGAATGATGTCTGATTTGCCCGTAGTGTTTGCCGCAATCGATCCTGTAAATAAAAATTTCCCAACCACCTGGGTTGTATCGTTTCTATTGACTAGTTGAAGTGAGTCTCCTGTAAATTTAATATCAAATGGAAAACTGTTGTTAATCTCCAACTGCATTTGACCTTTGTCATACACAATATATTTAAAATCAGTTGAGTCGCCAAAGATCTGATCTATAGAAGTCGGCGGAGCAGGATCCGGCACCATGGATTGAATTTGTGCGTTGTTAATTGAAACAATAGCCGACAAATTGTGACTTGCCGTCAACGTTTTACCAGTTGCACCCGACGTTGCCATTGTCCCCTTCAATTTCAAAATCCCATCCATTTTCTTCCCCGATAATGGTGCGGGTGCCGACGTAGCACTATCGTTAGTATTAATCACTCCTGTGAATGTAAAGATCGCTACTTCTTCTGTTGAATCTGCTGCCTTATTAAAATTCACCAAGCGAAGTTGATTACTGGCGAATTGGATGCCAAACGGAAAGTTATTCTTGATCGTAAGACTCATCGTTCCGTTTGCAAACACCAAATAGGAAAACTTTACTGTGTCTCCAAAAATTTGGTTAATAGGTATTGATGGAATATCTGCAGGGAGTGTACCGACAGGCATACCCAATTGTGATGCCGTTAATGTTACTGTTTGTGGGGCGAACGTCGGATTAAGATTAGAGGAATTAATTCCCAAATCCGTAGCCGTTAAATTAAATGTTGGCGGCGCACCGACATCAACCGGAACTACACCAATTTCCTGCGCTATGGTATTACCTTTTGGTGAAGGCATATTGAATACGCTTTTTGGAATTCCTTTTCTCGTACCGGTGGCATTTTCTGTCGGTCTGTACAGAACGATACCGGTCGTGGTGTCAAACTTCGGATCCTTATTCACCAAGTCGTTAAAATAAAACGTCTTATTAACAAGCGTAAGACTCAATTGTGTTTCCCATTGAGGAATGACCGGTTGCGATGGCACTTTGATGCAATGGTATGAGAATGGAAGCGTGGTAAGAAGAATGAAAAACACATTCGCTAATCGTTTTCGGATTCGGAACGTAGAAATTTTCATGAACTTTCCCCTATTGTATTATTTAGTAAATGATAATCCCTTCGTCAAAAATTCTGACGAACAGACTATTTGTTATTTTAGAAATTGTAAAGAATTGAATAAACGCGATGTGGCTGCGCTCACATTGTCAATGCACTTTTTCCTCTTTAGGAGGAATTTGAAAACCGAATGGATTTGTTGCTTCTTCCCCGTGAATCTTTATTTCCCCAAATTTTTCTTCGTATTTTTGAATGTTGTCGCGAATGGCACTCATCAATAACTTAGTATGTTGCGGAGTCATAATCAAGCGTGCTTGTACGCGCGCTTTCGGAACTCCTGGAAGGATCCGTGTAAAATCAATAACAAATTCTGCCGGGGAATGCGTGATGATTGCAAGGTTGGAGTAAATTCCTTCGGCTTCCTTTTCCCCTAATTCGATATTGATCTGTTGCGACGGCGGTTGTGGTTGGTTGCTCATAATACTCCGAATTAAATAACAATCCCGAAGCTGAAGTTGATCACAACAGCTTCGGGAGATACTTCTATAGATTAGTTTTTACCAGAACGGATTTCATCTGCTTTTTTGTATGCACTATTCGCTTTATCAACTTCACCAAGATTGGCATATACCTGGCCTAACAATTCCCAGATCTGAATATCGGTCGGTTTATCCACAATAACCTTTTCCAAATATGGAATGGCGAATTTGTATTTCTCCTGGTACGACTTATCGTCGTCCTTCTTTTCTTTTTTCAATCGTTCTTGCTCTGCAACTCCCCAGTTCACATACGTTGCTGCAAGGTTATAGACGGCAGAACTAAACGCAGGATCAATCTCAAGAACCGCTTTAAATTCATTCACCGATTCTTCATACTTATTGTCTTTTAAGAGGAATACTCCGTAGTTATAACGATCGAATTTGCTGTTCGGATATCGTTTTACACGATCAACCAACAATTCGCGTGCTTCTTCGTTTCGTTCAGCACCAATATATGCATTCATGAGATTTTCGGAAATCTCCGGTTCTTCCGGATACAATACAGCGCCGTTTTTCAGAACGACGATGGCTTTCGCATATTCTGCCACGGAAAGATAATGATTTGACGAATCGATGTTTCCCTTATACGGTGTTGAGAAGTTAACTACGCTCACAAGCTCATCCTCAATCGTCACATCAAGGTTATATTTAGTATACTTCCAGATTTCTTTTACAACAACTGCCTGCTTCCCTTTTCCTTTTGTCTCTTTGCTGATATCGTTTGGTTCACCAAGATAATATTTTACATCGGCAGCTTTTACTTTTTCACGAACTTGACCGAGGTTTTTTAATTCTTCAATGGCAACACGATTTTGTTCAACAAACTTCGATTTAAATTCATTGGCACGAACTAAAAAGATATTACTCAATACTTTGATTGCAAAAAGCGATTTTCCTTTTTCTGCGGAGATAGTCAATGGTTGAATGGCACTTTCGAAATCACCTTTTCGATAATACGCCAGACCTAAATTCTGTTGATTGGTAAGACTTTCCGGCATCACGTAATTTGCCAAGGAATATGTTGCGATCGCTAAATCGAATCCTGTCGAATCTTGTGCTTTATTTAATTCTTCAACGCCTTGATTGAACAAACGTGCCCATGTCCCAAGTGTCTGTGTTTCAATATCTTTCTTAAACTTTGATCCCACTTTGGATGCTTCAACAAATGCATCCTTCATTCCTTTGTAGTTTTTCAGTTCCATTCGGATCTGACCAATCATAAACCATGCTTCTTCATTTTTCGGATTCTTTGCAACTTCCTTCAATAATTGTGCTTCAGCATTTGAAAATTCTTTTCGTTGAATGTACAGTTTCGCACTTGTCATTTCGGCAGATGAGCATTGAAAGCCCATTAATGCAAGCGATGCCGCGCTGATGACAAGCATACCATAGACAATAATTTTTTTCATGTATACCTCAGTTGATATTTGGTGGTTTTTTTTACGATTTTTTGTTGGCGAAATATAGAGATTTTTCCCTTTAAATTCTCCACTTCTTTTTCTACTTTCTTACTGAAGAAATTTTGAATATGTTCTTACCGACAACATCCCGCATCTGATATGAGTACAATCTTTACGAAGATCATCAATCGCGAAATTCCCTCCGAAATTCTTTACGAAACGGATAACGTTATCTCTATAATAGATATTATGCCGATCCACTATGGGCATGCTCTGATTATTCCCAAAAAAGAGTATAGGAATTTTTTGGAAGTTCCTGAAGTGGAACTGGGCGAATTAATGATTGTGACGCAAAAAGTTGCAAAATCATTGGTAAAAACATTCAATCTAGAAGGATTCAATTTTTTTGCCAACAACGGCGAAGTTGCCGGACAATCCGTATTTCATTTTCACATTCACGTAACACCGCGCTATTCCAACGACAATATCTCCTTTAATCTAAACTTGAAGAAGTATACCGAAGGACAGATGAAAGAAGTGGCGGATAAAATTCGCGCGAATATTGATTAACTATCATTCATTGGAATCCAACTTGAATATTGGATCCAATTTTTAAACGAAGGAACAAAGACAATGGCAGAAAAAATATCTATCCACAATGGCAAATTGACCGTTCCGAATAATCCGATCATTCCATTTATTGAAGGAGATGGCACTGGTCCAGACATTTGGCGATCATCGGTGCGAGTATTTGATGCGGCAGTGGCAAAAGCATACAGTGGAAAACGCAAAATTGAATGGAAAGAAGTTCTTGCCGGACAAAAAGCATTCGACAAAGTGAATAATTGGCTTCCGGACGAAACAATCGATGCATTCAAAGAATATCTTGTCGGCATCAAAGGACCCTTAACAACACCAATCGGCGGCGGGATTCGTTCTCTAAATGTTGCACTTCGTCAAATGCTAGATCTGTATGTCTGTTTGCGTCCTGTGATGTGGTTCAAAGGAGTCCCGTCACCGGTAAAACATCCTGAAAAAGTGGATATGGTAATTTTTCGGGAAAATACAGAAGATATCTATGCTGGAATTGAATTTGCGGGCGGCTCACCGGATGCACAAAAAATTCTCGACTTTCTGCAAAAGGAATTCCCAAAAAGTTTTGAAAAGATCCGATTCAGTACAAAACAAAAGGCAGAAGAATTTTGGAAATTGGTCGGCGCAAAAGATTTTCCGAGCGATGTGAATGTTGGTGTTGGCATTAAAGCTGTCAGTTATTCAGGGACAGTGAGATTGATCCATAGTGCCATTAGCTATGCAATCAAGAACAATCGCAAGAGCGTGACAATTGTTCACAAAGGAAATATCATGAAATACACCGAAGGGGGATTTAGGGAATGGGGTTACCAGGCAGCGAAAGAATTTTTCGGAGCAGTAGAGATCGACGGTGGACCGTGGTGCAAAATTCCGGAAGGAAAACCAGGTGCAGGAATCGTCATTAAAGATGCAATCGCCGATATTACGTTACAGCAAGTACTCACCCGTCCCGAAGAATTTGATGTGATCGCAACATTAAATTTAAATGGCGATTATCTTTCCGACGCACTCGCAGCACAGGTTGGTGGAATTGGAATTGCTCCCGGCGGAAATATCAATTACATCACTGGTCACGCTATATTTGAAGCAACACACGGCACCGCACCTAAATATGCAAATCAGGATAAAGTGAATCCCGGTTCTGTTGTGCTGAGCGGCGAAATGATGTTTCGATACATGGGCTGGACCGAAGCGGCAGACCTGATTGTAAAAGGAATGAATGGTGCGATCGGCGCAAAATCTGTCACATATGATTTTGCCCGCCAGATGGAAGGCGCAAAGGAAATTAAGTGTTCAGCATTCGGCGATGCATTAATTTCACACATGTAAATTATCCATTGTCATTTCAGAGATCGTAATAATCCGTTATCATAAAAACCCGTCTTAATGAATATTGAGACGGGTTTTTGATTTTAGTGAACATTCATTTCCATTTTATTCGATTTTGCTGTTCGAATGGGTAACAATTCAAGAATAACTTGGAGAATCAGCAACTTTTCGGTAAATTATGTTTATTCGCAGTAATGAGTGACAAATTTTCATTATCTGCTGTATGGAAGGATAATCAGACCGGAAACGAACGAGCGAATGAAGCAGAAATTGACATACCAACAGCTCATCCGAACCGTTCAGCAGTATGTGAAGAAAAAAAGATTGCTCCATTCGAGTGAAACGGTGATAGCGGCGGTTAGTGGCGGCGTGGATTCAATGGTGATGCTGGATTTGCTTGTAACCCTGCAAGAGACTCTGAAATTGAACATCGTCGTTGCCCATGTCAACTATCAGCTGCGAGGAAAAGCATCACACGATGACGAACAATTCGTAAAGAAAACGGCAAATCACTACGGACTCCCCTTCTATAATAAGAGAAGTGAAACCAAGAAGATTGCCGCCAAAAAAAAATTATCGTTACAAGAAACTGCACGAGAAATTCGATATTCGTTCTTTGAGAGTTTGAAACACACTGTAAATGCAAACGTGATAGTTACGGCACATCATAAAGATGACAATGCCGAAACGATGCTCATGAATCTATTGAGAGGAAGTGGAATAGACGGTTTAGCCGGTATTCCACCTCGACGTGATGCGATTGTTCGACCGTTGTTGTGTGTAAACCGTAACGAGATTTTACGATACGCAAAAGAGAAAAAGATCGCATTCAGAAATGATTCTACTAATGCAGAAGATGATTATACTCGTAACTTTCTGCGAAATAAGATCATTCCAGTATTGAAGAAAAGGATCAATCCTTCGCTGAATGAGACACTGTTTCATGAGTCGGAACTCTTCCGGGCTGCTGCAGATTTTACGAATCAAGAGACAAAAAAGATTTTTAAAGAAGTCGTTTCCTCTACGGAAATAGATATCAAAAAAATCTCGGTGCATCATCAATTCATCCAACAGTCGGTTATTCGCCGCTTGTTGAAAACATTGATGGTTGATGCTACATTCAGCAATATCAATTCTGTTATAGAATTGATGGAACAACAAAAAGGGACAATCGTCGAAATACAAAACGATTGGATTGCAGAGCGTCTTTCACAAAGCATCATTGTGCGGAAGAATAACACTACTGCAGCTTTCGAATACAGGTTAGACAGTGTGGGAAGAATTTCCACGGCAAAATTTACACTCTCTGTAAAAAAGTCTGCACTTCCTGACAATAAAAAACGTCTCGATTCGTCTATAGAGTATGTTGATGCGGAAAAAGTGAAATTTCCTATAACCATCCGATCATGGAAAAGCGGCGATGTTTTTTTCCCTCTTGGATTGAACGGACGAAAGAAAGTAAGCGACTTTTTTGGTGAACAAAAATTATCTGGAGAAGAAAAGATGAACGTTCCGCTTGTCATCAGCGAGAACAATATCATCTGGGTGGCTGGGAAACGATTAGATGAGCGCTACAAATTAACCGATTCTACAACATCAACATATCAACTGGCGATGAAACTCAATGGCAAAAAAAACAATCACCGTTAACAACGAAAAATTTGAACCATACATTGATGAAAAAAAGATACAGGCGCGAATCAAGCTGCTTGGAAAAAAATTAAGCAGGGATTATAAAGGACGCACTCCTATTTTCATCGGTGTGTTGAACGGCTCATTCGTATTCTTTTCTGATCTTATCCGCCAGATCACCATTGAATGCGAAGTGGATTTTCTGAAACTTTCCAGTTACGGCGACGCAAAAGTCTCTTCCGGGAATGTTCACTTATTGAAAGATTTGAATTGCCAGGTGATGGGAAGAGATATTGTTATTGTTGAAGATATCATCGATTCGGGTCTTTCAATCGATTTTATTAAAAGAATGCTCCTTGCACAGAACCCAAAATCGTTTTCCGTTGTTGCATTGTTATACAAAACAAAAGCGGTTAAGATCGACTTCCCGATAGAATATATCGGATTCAAAATCCCGAATGATTTTGTGGTCGGTTATGGATTGGATTACGCCCAAAAAGGTCGGAACATCCCCGCAGTCTATAAAATTGTTGAGAAATAGAAATAACTTAGTCTGGAGAATATACTACGATGTCAGAAGAAAAAAAGAACGAACAACACCAAAAACAGGGTGATAAACAACATGAGAAGCGTCAGTTTCTTCCTAAACTGAAGAAGCCAAAAATGTCGAATCGAAACGACGACGAATTCAACTGGGGCAAAGCCTTTCGCGTTGTGTTGAGTTGGTCAGCGATTATTATGGCTGTCTTTGTTGTGATGACTATTTTCAAAGGTGCTGAAGCAACTGAATATGAAATAACATTCACGCAGTATCAGGAGTTATTGAACAATAACCAGATCGCCAAAGCGACTGTAAAAAAATCAAATCTGAATGATTTTGATTTTCATGGTATCATGCGTGAACCGCAAGAGATTACCCTCTCAACCGGAAAACGAGTGAAAGTGGAAAAATTCACCCTCACTCTTCCCTATACGAATATCGATGACGCAGTGATCGCACAATGGAATACCCATAACGTTGCATTCAATATTTCGAAAGATGACGGGATCTGGACGAATATGCTGATCACTGCCCTTCCGTGGATCATCATTATTGGTATCTGGATTTTCATCTTCCGCAGAATGCAGGGCGGAGGCACAAAAGGTATTTTCTCGTTTGGCAAAAGCCGAGCGAAAATGTTGAATGAAGGACAGATCAGAATCACGTTTGCCGATGTTGCCGGTTGCGACGAGGCAAAAACAGAATTGCAGGAAGTGATTGAATTCTTACGCGATCCGGCAAAGTTTCAAAAACTCGGCGGGAAAATTCCACGCGGCGTGTTATTGCTTGGCCCTCCCGGCACTGGAAAAACATTATTAGCTCGCGCGGTTGCCGGCGAAGCAGGGGTTCCATTCTTCTCTATCAGCGGAGCGGACTTTGTAGAAATGTTCGTTGGTGTCGGAGCTAGCCGTGTAAGA
Proteins encoded in this window:
- a CDS encoding DUF3467 domain-containing protein is translated as MSNQPQPPSQQINIELGEKEAEGIYSNLAIITHSPAEFVIDFTRILPGVPKARVQARLIMTPQHTKLLMSAIRDNIQKYEEKFGEIKIHGEEATNPFGFQIPPKEEKVH
- a CDS encoding tetratricopeptide repeat protein, whose product is MKKIIVYGMLVISAASLALMGFQCSSAEMTSAKLYIQRKEFSNAEAQLLKEVAKNPKNEEAWFMIGQIRMELKNYKGMKDAFVEASKVGSKFKKDIETQTLGTWARLFNQGVEELNKAQDSTGFDLAIATYSLANYVMPESLTNQQNLGLAYYRKGDFESAIQPLTISAEKGKSLFAIKVLSNIFLVRANEFKSKFVEQNRVAIEELKNLGQVREKVKAADVKYYLGEPNDISKETKGKGKQAVVVKEIWKYTKYNLDVTIEDELVSVVNFSTPYKGNIDSSNHYLSVAEYAKAIVVLKNGAVLYPEEPEISENLMNAYIGAERNEEARELLVDRVKRYPNSKFDRYNYGVFLLKDNKYEESVNEFKAVLEIDPAFSSAVYNLAATYVNWGVAEQERLKKEKKDDDKSYQEKYKFAIPYLEKVIVDKPTDIQIWELLGQVYANLGEVDKANSAYKKADEIRSGKN
- the tilS gene encoding tRNA lysidine(34) synthetase TilS, with the protein product MKQKLTYQQLIRTVQQYVKKKRLLHSSETVIAAVSGGVDSMVMLDLLVTLQETLKLNIVVAHVNYQLRGKASHDDEQFVKKTANHYGLPFYNKRSETKKIAAKKKLSLQETAREIRYSFFESLKHTVNANVIVTAHHKDDNAETMLMNLLRGSGIDGLAGIPPRRDAIVRPLLCVNRNEILRYAKEKKIAFRNDSTNAEDDYTRNFLRNKIIPVLKKRINPSLNETLFHESELFRAAADFTNQETKKIFKEVVSSTEIDIKKISVHHQFIQQSVIRRLLKTLMVDATFSNINSVIELMEQQKGTIVEIQNDWIAERLSQSIIVRKNNTTAAFEYRLDSVGRISTAKFTLSVKKSALPDNKKRLDSSIEYVDAEKVKFPITIRSWKSGDVFFPLGLNGRKKVSDFFGEQKLSGEEKMNVPLVISENNIIWVAGKRLDERYKLTDSTTSTYQLAMKLNGKKNNHR
- the hpt gene encoding hypoxanthine phosphoribosyltransferase, producing MAKKTITVNNEKFEPYIDEKKIQARIKLLGKKLSRDYKGRTPIFIGVLNGSFVFFSDLIRQITIECEVDFLKLSSYGDAKVSSGNVHLLKDLNCQVMGRDIVIVEDIIDSGLSIDFIKRMLLAQNPKSFSVVALLYKTKAVKIDFPIEYIGFKIPNDFVVGYGLDYAQKGRNIPAVYKIVEK
- a CDS encoding HIT family protein; the encoded protein is MSTIFTKIINREIPSEILYETDNVISIIDIMPIHYGHALIIPKKEYRNFLEVPEVELGELMIVTQKVAKSLVKTFNLEGFNFFANNGEVAGQSVFHFHIHVTPRYSNDNISFNLNLKKYTEGQMKEVADKIRANID
- the icd gene encoding NADP-dependent isocitrate dehydrogenase, translated to MAEKISIHNGKLTVPNNPIIPFIEGDGTGPDIWRSSVRVFDAAVAKAYSGKRKIEWKEVLAGQKAFDKVNNWLPDETIDAFKEYLVGIKGPLTTPIGGGIRSLNVALRQMLDLYVCLRPVMWFKGVPSPVKHPEKVDMVIFRENTEDIYAGIEFAGGSPDAQKILDFLQKEFPKSFEKIRFSTKQKAEEFWKLVGAKDFPSDVNVGVGIKAVSYSGTVRLIHSAISYAIKNNRKSVTIVHKGNIMKYTEGGFREWGYQAAKEFFGAVEIDGGPWCKIPEGKPGAGIVIKDAIADITLQQVLTRPEEFDVIATLNLNGDYLSDALAAQVGGIGIAPGGNINYITGHAIFEATHGTAPKYANQDKVNPGSVVLSGEMMFRYMGWTEAADLIVKGMNGAIGAKSVTYDFARQMEGAKEIKCSAFGDALISHM